In one Deinococcus planocerae genomic region, the following are encoded:
- a CDS encoding NADPH-dependent F420 reductase: MKIGILGSGVVGQVIGQKVAELGHDVMIGTRDPANLGEPRGWAPSLGAWLADTNGRGRVGTFAQAAAYGELLVNATNGLASLDALRQAGAQPLGNKVMLDLANELDVSRGMPPRSLATDDRSLAEEIQAAFPDVRVVKSLNTMNANVMVDPRALAGGDHTVFLSGNDAEAKAQVAELLRAFGWTDIFDLGDLGSARGVEMLLPLWLRVWGGLGNVPFNFKIVR; the protein is encoded by the coding sequence ATGAAGATCGGCATTCTCGGCAGCGGCGTGGTGGGGCAAGTGATCGGCCAGAAGGTGGCGGAACTCGGGCACGACGTGATGATCGGCACGCGCGACCCCGCCAACCTCGGCGAACCCAGGGGCTGGGCGCCCAGCCTCGGCGCGTGGCTGGCGGACACGAATGGGCGCGGGAGGGTCGGCACCTTCGCGCAGGCCGCCGCGTACGGCGAACTGCTCGTGAACGCGACGAACGGCCTCGCCTCCCTGGATGCCTTGCGACAGGCGGGCGCCCAGCCCCTGGGGAACAAGGTCATGCTCGACCTCGCCAACGAACTCGACGTGTCGCGCGGGATGCCGCCGCGCAGCCTCGCCACGGACGACCGCTCGCTCGCCGAGGAGATTCAGGCCGCCTTTCCCGACGTGAGGGTCGTCAAGTCCCTCAACACTATGAACGCGAACGTCATGGTGGACCCACGGGCGCTGGCCGGGGGCGACCACACCGTCTTCCTGAGCGGCAACGACGCGGAGGCCAAGGCGCAGGTGGCGGAGTTGCTGCGTGCGTTCGGCTGGACGGACATCTTCGACCTCGGCGACCTGGGAAGCGCGCGCGGCGTCGAGATGCTGCTGCCGCTGTGGTTGAGGGTGTGGGGAGGGCTCGGCAACGTGCCCTTCAACTTCAAGATCGTCCGCTGA
- a CDS encoding SDR family oxidoreductase, which yields MQGKTVLITGATGGIGQATARALARQGARVVIVGRDARKAQAVTGELRDQTGNADVDFLIADLSSLASVRLLARDFRANHPHLHVLINNAGGVNQTRQVTPDGYELTFAVNHLAPFVLTQELLGTLRATPGARIVNVSSSAQAQGHIDFGDLMGERRYSPMRAYYQSKLANVLFTYELARRLAGSGVTANALHPGVVNSGFGGDARGVMGLAMRAIKRFGSVTPGEGARTSVYLASSPEVEGVTGKYFEKEKAVASGKESYDEEVARRLWDVSERLARKGVDA from the coding sequence ATGCAAGGCAAAACAGTGTTGATCACGGGCGCGACCGGCGGCATCGGCCAGGCTACCGCGCGGGCCCTCGCGCGCCAGGGGGCCCGGGTGGTGATCGTCGGGCGCGACGCTCGGAAGGCGCAGGCCGTCACCGGGGAATTGCGCGACCAGACGGGCAACGCGGACGTGGACTTTTTGATCGCGGACCTCTCCAGCCTCGCGTCGGTGCGCCTGCTCGCGCGGGACTTCAGGGCGAACCATCCTCACCTGCACGTCCTGATCAACAACGCGGGCGGCGTCAACCAGACGCGGCAGGTCACGCCGGACGGTTATGAGCTGACCTTCGCGGTCAACCACCTCGCGCCCTTCGTGCTGACGCAGGAACTGCTGGGCACGTTGCGGGCCACGCCGGGCGCGCGGATCGTGAATGTCAGCTCCAGCGCGCAGGCACAGGGGCACATCGACTTCGGCGACCTGATGGGCGAGCGGCGCTATTCGCCCATGCGGGCGTACTACCAGTCCAAGCTCGCCAACGTGCTGTTCACCTACGAACTCGCGCGGCGGCTGGCGGGTTCCGGGGTCACGGCCAACGCCCTGCACCCCGGCGTGGTGAACTCGGGCTTCGGCGGGGACGCGCGCGGCGTGATGGGCCTGGCCATGCGGGCGATCAAGCGCTTCGGCAGCGTGACGCCGGGGGAGGGGGCGCGCACCTCCGTCTACCTCGCCTCGTCTCCCGAGGTGGAGGGCGTGACGGGCAAATATTTCGAGAAGGAGAAGGCCGTGGCCTCGGGCAAGGAGTCGTACGACGAGGAGGTCGCGCGCAGGTTGTGGGACGTGAGCGAGCGGCTCGCGCGCAAGGGGGTGGACGCGTGA
- a CDS encoding aldo/keto reductase: protein MRYKLLGRSALRVSELALGTMTFGTAWGWGADVAESRRIFDAYAEAGGNFIDTANRYTEGESERFVGEFLREDRERFVLATKYTLFTRRGDPNASGNHRKNLVQALDASLKRLGTDYIDLYWLHAWDFTTPVEEVMRALDDQVRAGKILHVGVSDTPAWVVARANTLAEERGWTPFTALQVEYSLIERTVERDLLPMSRALGLAVTPWAPLAGGALTGKYTRGEGQGRLKPGQARLSERNLAVAREVDAVADELGRPSAHVALAWVRAQPGTLVPIVGATTGAQLEENLAALDLTLSPAHLARLNEVSRIDLGFPHHFLDSPGVLDVVFGGLHDRIDR from the coding sequence ATGCGCTACAAGCTGCTGGGGCGCAGCGCCCTGCGCGTCTCCGAACTCGCGCTGGGCACCATGACCTTCGGCACGGCGTGGGGCTGGGGCGCGGACGTGGCCGAAAGCCGCCGCATCTTCGACGCCTACGCGGAGGCGGGCGGCAACTTCATCGACACCGCCAACCGCTACACGGAGGGGGAGAGCGAGCGCTTCGTGGGCGAGTTTCTCCGGGAAGACCGCGAGCGTTTCGTGCTCGCCACCAAGTACACCCTGTTCACGCGCCGGGGTGATCCCAACGCCAGCGGCAACCACCGCAAGAACCTCGTGCAGGCCCTCGACGCTTCGCTCAAACGGCTGGGCACCGACTACATCGACCTGTACTGGCTGCACGCCTGGGACTTCACCACCCCCGTGGAGGAGGTCATGCGGGCGCTCGACGATCAGGTGCGGGCCGGGAAGATCCTGCACGTCGGCGTCTCCGACACGCCCGCGTGGGTCGTCGCGCGCGCCAACACGCTTGCCGAGGAGCGCGGCTGGACCCCCTTCACGGCCCTGCAAGTCGAGTACAGCCTCATCGAGCGCACCGTCGAGCGCGACCTGTTGCCTATGAGCCGCGCGCTCGGCCTCGCGGTGACGCCGTGGGCCCCGCTGGCGGGCGGCGCGCTGACGGGCAAGTACACCAGGGGCGAGGGGCAGGGGCGCCTCAAGCCCGGCCAGGCCCGCCTCTCGGAGCGCAACCTCGCCGTCGCGCGGGAGGTGGACGCGGTGGCCGACGAACTGGGCCGCCCGTCGGCGCACGTCGCGCTCGCCTGGGTGCGCGCTCAACCCGGGACCCTCGTGCCCATCGTGGGCGCCACCACGGGCGCGCAGCTTGAGGAAAACCTCGCCGCCCTCGACCTCACGCTCTCGCCCGCGCACCTCGCGCGCCTGAACGAGGTCAGCCGGATCGACCTCGGCTTCCCGCATCACTTCCTGGACAGCCCCGGCGTGCTGGACGTGGTGTTCGGGGGCCTGCACGACCGGATCGACCGCTGA
- a CDS encoding sugar ABC transporter substrate-binding protein produces MRQGVRRSVRSASRLACVPLTVALAAFGFSGVERAGAQQTPNPTAQPARQQTTAVPGARGKRVCFAYQDLETEFWVAGHTSILRSAQTQGVQVIERNANEDANRQLEQVRDCISQRVDGIIIIPQDGASAVTIAQAANRAGIPIGIFNRPPANNNARAITVVADNYAISVAAMEHMASQAQRLGRQVKPLILVGDLGDPNAVERKRGFDAVIAKYPNVFSRPIEVATRWDAATALAGLQNAMQANPDVGLIFTSSDFMYPQIRAVLQPLGKWQPIGNPNHIILGGVDGDSTACGLMRQRYVDATGVQDLFFEADAVLTAVLRAAVARTPQPNQRINDPGFALTQANIGTMANRMWGCVVPPPRR; encoded by the coding sequence ATGCGGCAGGGCGTTCGTCGTTCGGTTCGGTCGGCCTCCCGTCTCGCGTGCGTGCCGCTCACGGTGGCGCTCGCCGCGTTCGGGTTCTCGGGGGTGGAGCGGGCGGGGGCGCAGCAGACCCCGAATCCCACGGCCCAGCCCGCCCGGCAGCAGACCACCGCGGTGCCGGGGGCACGCGGCAAGCGGGTCTGCTTCGCGTACCAGGACCTGGAGACCGAGTTCTGGGTGGCGGGGCATACCTCGATCCTGCGCTCGGCGCAGACCCAGGGCGTGCAGGTGATCGAGCGCAACGCCAACGAGGACGCCAACCGCCAGCTCGAACAGGTCCGCGACTGCATCTCGCAGCGGGTGGACGGCATCATCATCATCCCGCAGGACGGGGCGAGCGCCGTGACCATCGCGCAGGCGGCCAACCGCGCGGGCATCCCCATCGGCATCTTCAACCGCCCGCCCGCCAACAACAACGCCCGGGCGATCACCGTCGTGGCCGACAACTACGCGATCTCGGTCGCGGCGATGGAGCACATGGCGAGTCAGGCGCAGCGGCTGGGGCGGCAGGTCAAGCCCCTCATCCTGGTGGGCGACCTCGGCGACCCCAACGCCGTCGAGCGCAAGCGCGGCTTCGACGCGGTGATCGCCAAGTACCCGAACGTCTTTTCCCGGCCCATCGAGGTCGCTACCCGCTGGGACGCCGCGACCGCCCTCGCCGGGCTGCAAAACGCGATGCAGGCGAACCCGGACGTGGGGCTGATCTTCACCTCGTCGGACTTCATGTACCCGCAGATTCGCGCGGTGCTGCAACCGCTCGGGAAGTGGCAGCCCATCGGCAACCCCAACCACATCATCTTGGGCGGGGTGGACGGCGACTCGACCGCCTGCGGCCTGATGCGCCAGCGGTACGTGGACGCGACCGGCGTGCAGGACCTCTTCTTTGAGGCCGACGCCGTGCTCACCGCCGTGCTGCGCGCCGCCGTCGCCCGGACCCCGCAACCCAACCAGCGCATCAACGACCCCGGCTTCGCCCTCACCCAGGCGAACATCGGCACGATGGCGAACCGCATGTGGGGCTGCGTGGTCCCGCCGCCCCGCCGCTGA
- a CDS encoding ABC transporter permease produces the protein MNDSSASLPSAESGRTAWWTRLLLSEYFVLYLTLAYFVALLPFIPVMGTPGNLENVLSNVWPLLAVAVGQTFVLIVAGIDLSQTAVMSLTSVVSAAFMTTALQAVQFSSSPLWGWFLRESGGPLGGTGLGVVVGILAMLLAGALIGLINGLSITRLRMPPFMVTLVTVTFFAAFALWLTKSENIINLPGAYTAIGTEGFGALSYALLISGGLAVLAHLLLSRTVLGRWLYATGANAVTARVSGVPVDRVVVFAYVFSGVCAAVGSLLYSTRLQMGRPTLGADLLLDVIGATVIGGTSLFGGKGKVLWTFFGVLFFVLLSNSLNLLNLNSYAVSIVKGAVILLAAGLDVARTRLARRAGA, from the coding sequence ATGAACGACTCCAGCGCCTCCTTGCCGAGTGCCGAATCCGGACGGACGGCGTGGTGGACGCGGCTGCTGCTGAGCGAATACTTCGTCCTGTACCTCACCCTCGCGTACTTCGTGGCGCTGCTGCCCTTCATTCCGGTGATGGGCACCCCCGGCAACCTGGAAAACGTCCTGTCGAACGTGTGGCCGCTCCTCGCCGTGGCGGTCGGGCAGACCTTCGTATTGATCGTGGCGGGGATCGACCTGTCGCAGACCGCGGTGATGAGCCTCACCTCGGTCGTGAGCGCGGCCTTCATGACGACGGCACTCCAGGCCGTGCAGTTCAGCAGCAGCCCGCTGTGGGGCTGGTTCCTGCGCGAGTCGGGGGGGCCGCTGGGGGGCACCGGGCTCGGGGTGGTCGTCGGCATCCTCGCCATGCTGCTCGCCGGGGCCTTGATCGGGCTGATCAACGGGCTCTCGATCACCCGGCTGCGGATGCCGCCCTTCATGGTCACGCTGGTGACGGTGACGTTCTTCGCGGCCTTCGCCCTGTGGCTCACGAAGTCGGAGAACATCATCAACCTGCCGGGCGCCTACACCGCCATCGGGACGGAGGGTTTCGGCGCCTTGTCGTACGCCCTGCTGATCTCGGGGGGGCTCGCGGTCCTCGCGCACCTGCTGCTGTCGCGCACGGTGCTGGGGCGGTGGCTGTACGCGACGGGCGCGAACGCGGTCACGGCGCGGGTTTCCGGCGTGCCCGTGGACCGGGTGGTCGTCTTCGCGTACGTCTTCAGCGGGGTGTGCGCCGCCGTGGGCTCGCTGCTGTACTCCACCCGCCTCCAGATGGGCCGCCCGACCCTGGGCGCCGACCTCCTGCTCGACGTGATCGGCGCGACCGTGATCGGCGGGACGAGCCTCTTTGGCGGCAAGGGCAAGGTGCTGTGGACCTTTTTCGGGGTGCTGTTCTTCGTGCTGCTGAGCAACTCGCTCAACCTCCTCAACCTCAACTCGTACGCGGTGAGCATCGTCAAGGGGGCCGTCATCCTCCTCGCGGCGGGGCTCGACGTGGCGAGGACGCGCCTGGCGCGGCGGGCGGGGGCGTGA
- a CDS encoding sugar ABC transporter ATP-binding protein, whose amino-acid sequence MAFLEMRDISKSFFGVPVLRGVNLSLNSGGALGLIGENGAGKSTLMNILGGVVPQDAGTMTLGGEPYAPRGPNEAAARGVAFIHQELNLFPNLTVAENLFVGGFPRDRLGFIRGREMRAKARELLAAVNLDVSPDLTVERLSPGERQLVEIASALGTDARLLIFDEPTTSLTNRETDRLFALIGRLRGEGRGVIYISHILGDVRELCDSLLVLRDGAVVAGGPMGDFTVPRMISAMVGRSLDQLYPPREAAPGSEVVLRARSVSQRGVVEDVSLDVRAGEVVGLFGLMGAGRSELARILFGLDGFERGEIEIAGEVQRKHTPEARVRAGMAFVTENRREEGLLMDHPVLDNLGLASLRRFATGGSLRPAHLGREARGVANALRLRAGRLEAQPVRSLSGGNQQKTVVGKWLLNEPRVFILDEPTRGVDVGAKYEIYTLVNDLAAKGAGILMISSELEELLGMCDRVLVMANGEVRAEFARSEFDRTRILASAFREGVGA is encoded by the coding sequence ATGGCGTTCCTGGAGATGCGGGACATCTCCAAGAGCTTCTTCGGCGTGCCCGTGTTGCGGGGGGTGAACCTCTCGCTCAACTCCGGCGGGGCGCTGGGGCTCATCGGTGAGAACGGGGCGGGCAAGAGCACCCTGATGAACATCCTGGGCGGGGTGGTGCCGCAGGACGCGGGCACGATGACGCTGGGCGGGGAGCCCTACGCGCCGCGCGGGCCGAACGAGGCCGCCGCCCGTGGGGTGGCCTTCATTCACCAGGAACTCAACCTCTTCCCGAACCTGACGGTCGCGGAGAACCTGTTCGTGGGCGGCTTTCCGCGGGACCGCCTGGGCTTCATCCGGGGACGCGAGATGCGGGCGAAGGCCCGGGAACTGCTGGCCGCCGTCAACCTCGACGTGTCGCCCGACCTCACGGTGGAGCGGTTGTCACCGGGCGAGCGGCAGCTCGTGGAGATCGCCTCGGCCCTGGGCACGGACGCCCGGCTGCTGATTTTCGACGAGCCCACGACCTCCCTCACGAACCGGGAGACCGACCGGCTGTTCGCCCTCATCGGGCGCCTACGCGGCGAGGGGCGCGGGGTGATCTACATCTCGCACATCCTGGGGGACGTGCGCGAGCTCTGCGACTCCCTGCTCGTGCTGCGGGATGGGGCGGTCGTGGCGGGCGGGCCGATGGGTGACTTCACCGTCCCCCGGATGATCTCGGCGATGGTGGGCCGCTCGCTCGACCAGCTTTACCCGCCGCGGGAGGCGGCCCCCGGGTCGGAGGTCGTGTTGCGGGCGCGGAGCGTCTCTCAGCGCGGGGTCGTGGAGGACGTGTCGCTCGACGTGCGGGCCGGGGAGGTCGTGGGCCTCTTCGGGCTGATGGGCGCCGGGCGCAGCGAACTCGCGCGCATCCTCTTCGGGCTCGACGGGTTCGAGCGCGGCGAGATCGAGATCGCGGGCGAGGTGCAGAGGAAACACACCCCGGAGGCGCGGGTGCGCGCGGGGATGGCCTTCGTGACCGAGAATCGGCGCGAGGAAGGCCTGTTGATGGACCACCCGGTCCTCGACAACCTCGGGCTGGCGAGCCTGCGGCGGTTTGCGACGGGGGGCTCGCTGCGACCGGCGCACCTCGGGCGGGAGGCGCGGGGGGTGGCGAACGCGCTGCGGCTGCGGGCGGGGCGGCTGGAGGCGCAGCCTGTCCGCAGCCTGTCGGGCGGCAACCAGCAGAAGACGGTCGTGGGGAAGTGGCTGCTGAACGAGCCGCGCGTCTTCATCCTCGACGAGCCGACCCGCGGGGTGGACGTGGGCGCCAAATACGAGATTTACACCCTCGTCAACGACCTCGCCGCGAAAGGAGCGGGCATCCTGATGATCTCGTCGGAGCTGGAGGAGTTGCTGGGCATGTGTGACCGCGTGCTCGTCATGGCGAACGGCGAGGTGCGGGCCGAGTTCGCCCGTTCCGAGTTCGACCGCACCCGCATCCTGGCGAGCGCCTTCCGCGAGGGGGTGGGCGCGTGA
- a CDS encoding ABC transporter permease produces MTTTRSAPTVNRANVRLWLLRNAPLLLFVLTFLIFGLLSDRFLQYANLENIVKQASYIGIVAVGMTFVILTGGIDLSVGSLMYLSAAFAGTFLLGGSLPIPLAVVLLLVFGMAAGLVNALAITRLRIVPFIVTLATLAIFKGVGLTVTQSRAVNFPPEILAVGTTRLLGVPTPIVIFGLVVLIAWVVLNRTPFGRHVYAVGADPEAAKKAGINVDRVLLTVYIISGMCAALGGLVLVGQFGIVNAGFGEGDEFDAIAAVVLGGASLFGGRGTVFPGTVLGAVLVQMVTAGLIFTQVDIYLQPLVFAAIIYLAVLTDSQRTLLLTRLTRRNIRQVRS; encoded by the coding sequence GTGACGACGACCCGATCTGCCCCCACGGTGAACCGGGCGAACGTGCGGCTGTGGCTGCTCCGGAACGCGCCCCTCTTGCTGTTCGTCCTCACCTTCCTGATCTTCGGGCTGCTCTCGGACCGCTTCCTGCAATACGCCAACCTCGAAAACATCGTCAAGCAGGCGTCCTACATCGGCATCGTCGCGGTCGGGATGACCTTCGTGATCCTGACGGGTGGGATCGACCTCAGCGTGGGCTCGCTGATGTACCTCTCGGCGGCCTTCGCGGGGACCTTCCTGCTGGGCGGGAGTCTGCCGATCCCGCTCGCCGTCGTGCTGCTGCTCGTCTTCGGGATGGCGGCGGGGCTGGTGAACGCGCTGGCGATCACGCGGCTGCGGATCGTGCCCTTCATCGTGACGCTGGCGACCCTCGCCATCTTCAAGGGGGTGGGGCTGACCGTCACCCAGTCGCGCGCCGTGAACTTCCCGCCGGAGATCCTCGCGGTCGGCACCACGCGCCTGCTCGGCGTGCCGACGCCCATCGTGATCTTCGGGCTCGTCGTCCTGATCGCCTGGGTCGTGCTGAACCGGACGCCGTTCGGGCGCCACGTCTACGCGGTCGGCGCGGACCCCGAGGCAGCGAAGAAGGCGGGGATCAACGTGGACCGGGTGCTGCTCACGGTGTACATCATCTCGGGGATGTGCGCGGCGCTGGGCGGGCTCGTCCTCGTCGGGCAGTTCGGGATCGTGAACGCGGGCTTCGGGGAGGGGGACGAGTTCGACGCCATCGCGGCGGTCGTGCTGGGCGGCGCGAGCCTCTTCGGCGGGCGCGGCACGGTTTTTCCGGGGACGGTCCTGGGGGCGGTCCTCGTGCAGATGGTGACGGCGGGGCTGATCTTCACGCAGGTGGACATCTACCTCCAGCCCCTCGTGTTCGCGGCGATCATCTACCTCGCGGTCCTCACCGACAGCCAACGCACGCTGCTCCTGACGCGCCTCACCCGGCGGAACATCCGGCAGGTGCGGTCGTGA
- a CDS encoding Gfo/Idh/MocA family protein, with the protein MADSPRAALIGCGFFARNHAHAWRDLGVDLAAVCDTDAGKARAFAETFGGTPYSDVETLLRSERLDFVDVATGAASHRALVETAARHGLPVICQKPLALNLEDARAMVGACREAGVAFMVHENFRWQTPMRAAKAASERLGRLHFGRIVYRTPYDVYRDQPYLLTDERFVLTDVGVHALDLARFFLGEVAWVAAHTGRVHPRVRGEDTATVLLGLASGGSGVVELSYGAKTERDLFPQTLVYLEGERGTVTLGADYEVTVVLDEREGFHSGLEQVSVERLRAAPPPRPWTAPPLDVVQDSVLNIQRHWLDCLREGRAPETSGEDNLGTLEAVFAAYDAAERGTVVHLAPRPEEARA; encoded by the coding sequence ATGGCTGACTCCCCGCGCGCCGCCCTGATCGGCTGCGGCTTCTTCGCGCGCAACCATGCCCACGCGTGGCGTGACCTCGGCGTGGACCTCGCCGCCGTGTGCGACACAGACGCGGGGAAGGCGCGGGCGTTCGCGGAGACGTTCGGCGGCACCCCGTACTCAGATGTCGAGACGTTGCTGCGCTCCGAGAGGCTCGACTTCGTGGACGTCGCCACCGGGGCCGCCTCGCACCGGGCGCTGGTGGAAACCGCCGCGCGGCATGGCCTGCCCGTCATCTGTCAGAAGCCGCTTGCCCTGAACCTCGAAGACGCCCGGGCGATGGTGGGCGCGTGCCGGGAAGCGGGCGTGGCCTTCATGGTGCATGAAAACTTCCGCTGGCAGACCCCGATGCGCGCGGCGAAGGCGGCGAGCGAGCGTCTTGGACGCCTGCACTTCGGGCGGATCGTGTACCGCACGCCCTATGACGTGTACCGCGACCAGCCGTACCTCCTCACCGACGAACGCTTCGTCCTTACCGACGTCGGGGTGCACGCCCTCGACCTCGCGCGCTTTTTCCTCGGCGAGGTGGCGTGGGTGGCGGCGCACACGGGCCGGGTCCACCCCCGGGTGCGCGGCGAGGACACCGCGACCGTCCTGCTGGGCCTCGCGTCGGGCGGCTCGGGCGTGGTGGAACTCAGTTACGGGGCGAAGACGGAACGTGACCTCTTCCCGCAGACCCTCGTGTACCTGGAGGGCGAGCGCGGCACCGTGACCCTGGGCGCCGACTACGAGGTGACGGTCGTTCTCGACGAGCGGGAGGGCTTTCACAGCGGCCTCGAACAGGTAAGCGTGGAACGCCTGCGCGCCGCCCCGCCCCCGAGACCGTGGACGGCACCGCCCCTCGACGTGGTGCAAGACAGCGTGTTGAACATCCAGCGGCACTGGCTCGACTGCCTGCGGGAGGGGCGCGCGCCGGAGACGAGCGGTGAGGACAACCTCGGCACTCTGGAGGCCGTGTTCGCCGCGTATGACGCCGCCGAGCGTGGGACAGTCGTGCACCTCGCTCCCCGCCCCGAGGAGGCCCGGGCATGA
- a CDS encoding sugar phosphate isomerase/epimerase family protein — MKVGVSSYTWPYHVAHGRLTPFDVLRRARDLGVGAVQYADNLSLLGLTTHELDRLTGEAREAGLALEVGARGLDPALLRAHLDLARRVGSPFVRVVIDTPGDEPTPDEVIQRLLPLRAEFETAGVRLGFENHDRFRARVLAGMVERLGEWTGIVLDTSNSLGAGEGTLEVAHLLAPHVLNLHAKEYVARRVDNGLGVHVHGAPAGEGVMRLPEVLGELRAHGRDVNVILEAWTLPQATLEETLALEEDWAGRGVAYLRGVLERQEVNV, encoded by the coding sequence ATGAAGGTCGGCGTCTCCTCCTACACCTGGCCGTATCACGTCGCGCACGGGCGATTGACCCCCTTCGACGTGCTGCGGCGGGCGCGCGATCTGGGCGTCGGCGCCGTGCAGTACGCGGACAACCTCTCGCTGCTGGGACTGACAACCCATGAACTCGACCGCCTGACCGGAGAGGCGCGGGAGGCCGGGCTCGCTTTGGAGGTCGGCGCACGCGGCCTCGACCCTGCCCTTCTGCGCGCGCACCTCGACCTGGCCCGGCGGGTCGGCTCGCCCTTCGTCCGGGTGGTGATCGACACGCCCGGGGACGAACCGACGCCCGACGAAGTCATCCAGCGCCTCCTCCCCCTGCGCGCCGAGTTCGAGACGGCGGGCGTGCGGCTGGGCTTCGAGAACCACGACCGCTTCCGGGCACGGGTCCTTGCTGGGATGGTCGAGCGGCTGGGCGAGTGGACCGGAATCGTCCTCGACACGTCGAACTCGCTGGGGGCGGGCGAGGGGACGCTGGAGGTCGCGCACCTTCTCGCGCCGCACGTCCTCAACCTCCACGCGAAGGAGTACGTGGCGCGGCGGGTGGACAACGGCCTGGGGGTCCACGTCCACGGCGCCCCGGCGGGCGAGGGCGTGATGCGGCTGCCCGAGGTGCTGGGGGAACTGCGGGCACACGGGCGGGACGTGAACGTGATCCTGGAGGCGTGGACGCTGCCCCAGGCGACGCTTGAAGAAACCCTCGCGCTGGAAGAGGACTGGGCCGGGCGCGGCGTGGCCTACTTGCGCGGGGTGCTGGAACGGCAGGAGGTGAACGTATGA
- a CDS encoding ribulokinase, with translation MNVVPGFAVGLDFGTGSVRALVVRLSDGAEVGTGVAPYAHGEGGVILSAHDPHFARQHPADYLEGAATATAGALAAARDADPGFSPDLVRGLGVDTTGSTPLPVDAAGAALALGPAFADHPAALAWLWKDHTSAREAERVTHLARDLAPQALAGVGGVYSSEWYWAKLLRCAETAPGVMAAAHDWVEIADWLPATFAGREAEGPRGICASGHKLMYHPERGWPPRALLAALHPELERIGERLRTREVLDGARAVGTLTPEWASRLGLPPGAAVATGAFDAHLGAVGAGVREGTLVKVMGTSTCDLMVARPAADFPHIPGLCGVVPGSVLPGLLGLEAGQSAVGDLFAWWSRVCGADLPALEREAAALAPGESGLLALDWNNGNRTVLVDTRLSGLLLGQTLQTRPHEVYRALVEATAFGARVIVERLEEYGVAVERVVAAGGIAERSPLVMQTYADVLGRPVFVSRSSQTSALGAAVAAAVAAGAYPTFEAAQDAMCGVRGAPYRPSPGAARVYDDLYGLYRELHDAFGRPDAPTPNLAHVMKRLLGVQGRARAVSA, from the coding sequence ATGAACGTTGTTCCCGGCTTTGCGGTGGGCCTCGACTTCGGCACGGGCAGCGTGCGTGCCCTCGTCGTGCGGCTCTCGGACGGGGCGGAGGTGGGTACGGGGGTCGCGCCGTACGCGCACGGGGAGGGCGGCGTGATCCTGAGCGCCCACGACCCGCACTTCGCCCGCCAGCACCCGGCGGACTACCTGGAGGGGGCCGCCACGGCGACGGCGGGGGCGCTCGCCGCCGCGCGGGACGCCGACCCGGGCTTCTCGCCCGACCTCGTGCGCGGCCTGGGGGTGGACACGACGGGCAGCACGCCCCTCCCGGTGGACGCGGCGGGCGCGGCGCTTGCGCTGGGCCCCGCCTTCGCCGACCACCCGGCGGCCCTCGCGTGGTTGTGGAAGGACCACACGTCCGCCCGGGAGGCGGAGCGCGTGACCCACCTCGCCCGCGACCTCGCGCCCCAGGCCCTCGCGGGGGTGGGCGGCGTGTACAGCTCCGAGTGGTACTGGGCCAAGCTCCTGCGCTGCGCCGAGACGGCCCCCGGGGTGATGGCGGCGGCCCACGACTGGGTGGAGATCGCCGACTGGCTTCCGGCCACCTTTGCGGGCCGGGAGGCCGAGGGACCGCGCGGCATCTGCGCCAGCGGCCACAAGCTGATGTACCACCCCGAGCGGGGCTGGCCGCCCCGGGCCTTGCTCGCCGCGCTGCACCCCGAGCTGGAGCGGATCGGCGAGCGGCTGCGCACGCGCGAGGTGCTGGACGGGGCGCGGGCCGTGGGCACGCTCACCCCGGAGTGGGCTTCCCGGCTCGGCCTGCCGCCCGGCGCCGCGGTGGCGACCGGCGCCTTCGACGCGCACCTGGGCGCGGTGGGGGCGGGGGTGCGGGAGGGCACGCTCGTGAAGGTGATGGGCACCTCGACCTGCGACCTGATGGTGGCGCGGCCCGCGGCGGACTTTCCCCACATCCCGGGGCTGTGCGGGGTCGTGCCGGGCTCGGTCTTGCCGGGGCTGCTCGGGCTGGAGGCGGGGCAGTCGGCGGTGGGGGACCTCTTCGCGTGGTGGTCGCGGGTGTGCGGGGCGGACCTCCCGGCCCTGGAGCGGGAGGCCGCGGCCCTCGCCCCGGGCGAGAGCGGTCTCCTGGCCCTGGACTGGAACAACGGCAACCGCACGGTGCTCGTGGACACGCGCCTGAGCGGCCTGCTGCTGGGCCAGACCCTCCAGACGCGGCCCCACGAGGTGTACCGCGCCCTGGTGGAGGCGACCGCCTTCGGGGCGCGGGTCATCGTGGAGCGCCTGGAGGAGTACGGGGTGGCGGTGGAGCGCGTCGTCGCGGCGGGCGGCATCGCGGAGCGCAGCCCCCTGGTCATGCAGACCTACGCGGACGTGCTGGGGCGGCCCGTGTTCGTGTCCAGATCGTCGCAAACCTCGGCCCTGGGCGCGGCGGTCGCGGCGGCGGTGGCGGCGGGGGCGTACCCCACCTTCGAGGCCGCCCAGGACGCGATGTGCGGCGTGCGGGGGGCTCCGTACCGCCCCTCCCCGGGGGCCGCGCGGGTTTACGACGACCTGTACGGCCTCTACCGCGAGCTGCACGACGCCTTCGGGCGCCCGGACGCGCCGACCCCCAACCTCGCGCACGTCATGAAGCGCCTGCTGGGCGTGCAGGGCCGGGCGAGGGCGGTGAGCGCGTGA